A region from the Streptomyces sp. NBC_00704 genome encodes:
- a CDS encoding organic hydroperoxide resistance protein: protein MTVLYTAEVASSGDGRKGRVSSSDGVLELELDAPKEVGGSGERTNPEQLFAAGYAACFHSALRLSAREARVPLDAEPVVTARVHLERDDSGYGISADLTVRMPGVAEETARELADRAHARCPYSRAVRGNVRVGIEVVAG from the coding sequence GTGACGGTTCTTTACACGGCTGAGGTCGCTTCGTCGGGTGACGGGCGCAAGGGGCGGGTCAGCTCCTCGGACGGTGTGCTGGAGTTGGAGCTGGATGCGCCCAAGGAGGTGGGCGGTTCCGGGGAGCGGACCAATCCGGAGCAGCTGTTCGCGGCGGGGTACGCGGCCTGCTTCCACAGCGCGTTGCGGTTGTCCGCGCGTGAGGCGCGGGTGCCGCTCGACGCGGAGCCGGTCGTCACGGCTCGGGTGCATCTCGAGCGGGACGACTCCGGTTACGGGATCAGCGCCGATCTGACGGTGCGGATGCCGGGTGTGGCGGAGGAGACGGCGCGGGAGTTGGCGGACCGGGCTCATGCCCGTTGCCCTTACTCGCGTGCCGTGCGCGGCAACGTCCGCGTGGGGATCGAGGTGGTGGCCGGCTGA